The nucleotide window TCGATTGCTTCTTCAAAATCTGAGTGCTTTAAACCCGCTTCGGCATACGAAACTTCTGCTGTTTCATTCTTCAAATTCACCGATGCAGTTACAACGCCATCTAATGAACTCAAGGCTGATTCCACGCTGTCGGCGCAGCCACTGCATCCCATTCCTGATACTTTTAAAACTGTTGTTTTCATAGCATATATTTTTGTTTACTTATTAATTCTAATTTAACTGCTTTGATAGACTTGTGAATGCATAATACTGATGAATGTTTATCGAATTATGTTTGGCAGGTAATGTTCTATCTTCGCGGCAGGGTTGAAGCCCTTTGCTTGTGTAATGGAATATATTTTTCCCTGAATGAATGGTGAGCGAAGCGAAAAAGCATTCCCGTAAACAAGCTGGGCGTTCACGGCTGGTCTTGAGCCTCACATAATTTATAGATCATCCATAAACCAATTTTTGCAATTTTTCTCCTCCAAAGTTTTTATCCTCATCTATCATTTTTAAAGACTCAATCTTTGTCCAACCTATGAAAAAACTGATTCCAATTACTTTAGCACTCCTTCTTTTTGGGGCTGACCTTTTTGCCCAACAGTTTCCTGAAAAGCTAACGATGAAGGATATTTTTCATGAGCCTTTTATCCCGGGAACGCGTCCGTCTTTTTCTCATTTCTCTCCGGATGGAAAAACCATCTATTATTCTGCCAGTGATTCTGCAACTTCCGATACTGATTTATATCAGGTTGGATTGAGCGGCAGGAATAAACAAGAAGCTCCGAATGATGTAGTGAGGAACTATGAGCTTTCTCCTGATGGGAATCATGTTCTCTATATCGAGAATGGTGATCTGGTATTAGCCGAC belongs to Balneola sp. and includes:
- a CDS encoding heavy metal transporter translates to MKTTVLKVSGMGCSGCADSVESALSSLDGVVTASVNLKNETAEVSYAEAGLKHSDFEEAIEKAGYKMTGVKS